One genomic window of Medicago truncatula cultivar Jemalong A17 chromosome 1, MtrunA17r5.0-ANR, whole genome shotgun sequence includes the following:
- the LOC25483950 gene encoding heparan-alpha-glucosaminide N-acetyltransferase, which produces MDNEAKRMEEGINSPHNEYGHTTKLETNGGGDTIENERDIRTTLEGESVQQVPKEQEIKHKKSRVATLDAFRGLTIVLMILVDDGGGAYPRIDHSPWNGCTLADFVMPFFLFIVGVAIALALKRIPKVKVAVKKIIFRTLKLLFWGLLLQGGYSHAPDDLSYGVDMKFIRWCGILQRIALVYCIVALIETFTTKLRPTTLSPGYLSIFTSYRWQWLGGFVAFVIYMVTTFSLYVPDWSFVDYNSSKLKRYTVVCGIRGHLGPACNAVGYVDRQMWGVNHLYSQPVWSRLKACTFSSPADGPLRKDAPTWCRAPFEPEGFLSSISAILSGTIGIHYGHVLIHFKGHSERLKQWLSMGVVLFILGIILHFTNAIPINKQLYSISYVCFTSGAAGIVFSVFYILIDVWGIRTPFLFLEWIGMNAMLVFVMAAQGIFAAFVNGWYYKDPDNSLVNWIQNHVFINVWHSEKLGTLLYVIFAEITFWGVVAGILHKLRIYWKL; this is translated from the exons ATGGATAATGAAGCCAAGAGAATGGAAGAAGGAATCAACTCACCCCATAATGAGTATGGGCATACCACAAAGCTGGAAACCAATGGTGGTGGAGATACAATTGAGAATGAGAGAGACATAAGGACCACACTAGAGGGAGAGTCAGTTCAGCAAGTACCAAAGGAGCAAGAGATTAAGCACAAAAAAAGTAGGGTTGCAACTCTTGATGCATTTAGGGGCCTCACAATCGTG TTGATGATATTGGTGGATGATGGTGGTGGAGCTTATCCTCGAATTGATCACTCTCCATGGAATGGATGTACATTGGCTGATTTCGTTAtgccttttttccttttcattgtTGGAGTTGCTATAGCTCTTGCATTAAAG AGAATTCCCAAAGTTAAGGTTGCTGTGAAGAAGATAATTTTTAGGACATTAAAGCTTCTCTTCTGGGGTTTACTTTTGCAag GTGGATATTCACATGCCCCTGATGATCTCTCATATGGAGTTGACATGAAATTTATCAGATGGTGTGGCATTCTTCAG AGGATAGCTCTTGTATATTGCATTGTAGCTCTAATAGAGACATTTACCACTAAGCTTAGACCTACAACCTTGAGTCCTGGATACCTATCCATTTTTACTAGCTATAGATGGCAATG GCTTGGAGGGTTTGTGGCATTTGTTATTTACATGGTCACTACTTTCAGCCTCTACGTTCCAGATTGGAGTTTTGTGGATTATAACAGTTCCAAATTAAAAAGATACACA GTCGTATGTGGGATTAGAGGACACTTAGGTCCTGCATGTAACGCTGTTGGGTATGTGGATAGACAAATGTGGGGGGTTAATCATCTTTACTCTCAACCTGTTTGGAGTCGCTTAAAG GCTTGCACATTCAGTTCTCCAGCTGATGGTCCTCTTCGTAAGGATGCACCAACATGGTGTCGTGCTCCTTTTGAACCTGAGGGTTTTTTGag TTCTATATCAGCTATCCTATCTGGGACCATTGGCATCCACTATGGACATGTCTTGATTCATTTCAAG GGTCATTCTGAGAGGCTCAAGCAATGGCTCTCAATGGGGGTTGTGTTATTCATCCTAGGCATCATTCTTCATTTTACAAATG CTATTCCAATTAACAAGCAATTGTACAGCATTAGCTATGTTTGTTTCACATCTGGAGCTGCTGGAATTGTCTTCTCTGTGTTCTACATTTTG ATCGATGTTTGGGGGATTCGTACTCCATTCTTGTTCTTAGAATGGATTGGAATGAATGCAATGCTAGTGTTTGTGATGGCAGCCCAAGGCATCTTTGCAGCATTTGTAAATGGATGGTATTACAAAGATCCAGATAATTCACTA GTAAACTGGATACAAAATCATGTGTTCATCAATGTTTGGCACTCAGAGAAATTGGGAACTTTGTTATATGTCATCTTTGCAGAAATCACTTTCTGGGGAGTTGTTGCTGGCATCTTGCACAAATTAAGAATATATTGGAAATtgtaa
- the LOC25483951 gene encoding ACT domain-containing protein ACR10: MGILYDDVVIMRPPEKEGDPTVITVNCPDKTGLGCDLCRIILFFGLNIVRGDVSTDGKWCYIVFWVVGKQKTRWSLLKKRMVEACPTCSSASGISYYRTDLQPPKVPDVFLLKFCCHDRKGLLHDVTAVLCELELIITKVKVSTTPDGKVMDLFFITDTRELLQTKKRKDDTIQQLKDVLEDSVLTIDIELVGPEITACAQASSFLPAAITEDNYNLMLPDSARSGTLRSDYVSITMDNLLSPAHTLFQIMCQDHKGLLYDIMRTLKDYNIKISFGRFTTKPRRKCEMDLFIMQADGKKIVDPNKQNSLASRFRMELLRPLRVAIVSRGPDTELLVANPVELSGNGRPLVFYDITLALKMLDVCIFSAEIGRHVIEDREWEVYRILLDEGEGMSVPRNKIEEGVWKMLMGWD, from the exons atGGGAATACTATACGATGATGTAGTTATTATGAGACCACCAGAGAAAGAAGGTGACCCAACAGTCATTACCGTAAATTGTCCTGACAAAACTGGTCTTGGTTGTGACTTGTGTCGTATCATACTCTTTTTTGGTCTTAACATTGTTAGAGGAG ACGTGTCAACTGATGGAAAGTGGTGTTACATAGTTTTTTGGGTGGTTGGGAAACAGAAGACAAGGTGGAGTTTGTTGAAGAAGAGGATGGTTGAAGCATGTCCTACTTGCTCCTCAGCTTCTGGAATATCATATTATCGCACTGATTTGCAGCCACCTAAGGTTCCTGATGTTTTCCTTTTGAAATTTTGCTGTCATGATCGAAAAGGACTATTACACG ATGTTACAGCTGTTCTTTGTGAGCTAGAGCTTATTATTACCAAAGTTAAGGTTTCCACTACACCTGATGGCAAAGTCATGGATCTGTTTTTCATCACAGATACCAG GGAACTTCTTCAAACAAAGAAGAGAAAGGACGATACAATCCAACAATTAAAAGATGTTTTGGAGGATTCCGTCCTTACTATCGACATTGAATTGGTTGGCCCGGAGATTACTGCTTGCGCCCAGGCATCTTCATTCCTTCCAGCTGCAATCACAGAAGACAATTATAATTTGATGTTGCCTGATTCGGCTCGGAGTGGAACTCTCCGATCAGATTACGTTTCTATTACGATGGACAACTTGCTTAGTCCGGCTCATaccctcttccaaatcatgtgCCAAGACCACAAAGGTCTTCTATATGACATCATGAGAACTCTGAAGGACTACAACATTAAG ATTTCATTCGGGCGTTTCACCACAAAACCTCGACGAAAATGTGAGATGGACTTGTTCATCATGCAAGCAGATGGCAAAAAAATAGTTGACCCTAACAAGCAAAATTCTTTAGCGTCGCGCTTTAGAATGGAACTACTTCGTCCACTCAGAGTAGCTATTGTGAGCAGAGGCCCTGATACCGAGCTTCTGGTTGCAAACCCTGTCGAGTTGTCTGGCAACGGACGGCCTCTAGTTTTTTATGATATTACTCTTGCTCTCAAAATGCTCGATGTTTGCATATTTTCG GCTGAAATCGGGAGACACGTGATTGAAGACCGTGAGTGGGAGGTTTATAGAATCTTACTCGACGAAGGGGAGGGGATGTCTGTTCCAAGGAACAAGATTGAGGAGGGAGTTTGGAAGATGCTGATGGGTTGGGACTAA